Proteins encoded within one genomic window of Haematospirillum jordaniae:
- a CDS encoding HD domain-containing protein, producing the protein MVSGRRLNLVDPSPLDVEITDIALGLSRNSRWNGQTIGPHAWSVAQHSVFVVDIMKRFRPRPEPNLLLAGLLHDAPEYVTHDLVTPLKAVVGNVFREVENRLMCAIHVRFGLPPCLSTPDKTRIKKADLIAAATEAVQLAGFSLHEIRPVLSIKAKPAPWAHLLPLPATEAAHLFLDTFSELHKALQAS; encoded by the coding sequence ATGGTTTCGGGTCGTCGACTAAATCTCGTCGACCCGTCACCTCTGGATGTGGAAATAACCGATATTGCCCTTGGCCTATCCCGCAACAGCCGCTGGAACGGGCAAACCATTGGGCCACACGCATGGTCCGTTGCGCAGCACAGCGTCTTTGTTGTGGACATTATGAAACGGTTCAGGCCCCGCCCAGAACCAAATCTTTTGCTTGCCGGACTCCTCCATGATGCACCGGAATATGTCACACATGACCTGGTTACCCCCCTGAAAGCCGTTGTAGGGAATGTCTTCCGCGAGGTTGAAAACCGACTGATGTGTGCAATCCACGTACGCTTTGGCTTGCCACCTTGCCTTTCCACCCCGGACAAGACCCGGATCAAGAAGGCAGACCTGATAGCGGCAGCGACAGAAGCAGTTCAACTTGCAGGATTTTCTTTGCACGAAATTCGCCCTGTCTTGTCGATCAAGGCCAAACCAGCACCATGGGCCCACCTGCTGCCTCTCCCGGCTACAGAGGCAGCCCATCTCTTTCTGGACACATTCTCCGAACTTCACAAGGCCTTGCAGGCTTCCTGA
- a CDS encoding bifunctional diguanylate cyclase/phosphodiesterase has product MSLSLLLFMDTTAIHGSPGLAAFGVLFLAICTMMSFHLLTTRSEQAGIRRKIDTLGPVVLFSFGVLGGYTTTFLALPTALEPGFHPLILSLGLVIGVLAAYAGMSLIDTTEANLPRSALAGGTVALGLWATFYCILESMLIIPDLEYDPVLSVSALCITALICSAAFVTFPRTHGPEKTVLIAGLLMIGGIVTLYAMALPSVTVLPRSRSLVYIHKLDRETMGILIAITASVIGIALYSICVLLRWLTHSSAPHSSPEQSGQKTEEEQQPTSLGGRASFESRLERAITRAHRSGRQTAVLLLRIDGPALPESGKNQTLRPCLPDILAANLTLCLRTRDSLSDFGNNRFGILAEDLVDAAEAGALAGRVLDCLNDAATANSNDCGMTGAIGIAVCPDDGSTAQELLSRAETAMLSITEAGSQSYAFFTPEMNAGNPDMLSLPHLLRLAVRHRQFRLLLQPKYRSEDNSIAGAEALLRWNHPSRGMLAPVHFIGLAEHLGIMPEIDSWVAREACRILKRWQSMGAPFDTLDLSINARPHLFSEETYAAMLEKTLKETDINPARLLIEVAAMHREDTTQSPEETAAALRSLGVGVALEHFGTGWSSLAYLCTVAAREVKVDRALLQNLSPGSNAEKVMQSILSLIHTLNMKAVVEGVETLGMAEHLRSLGVNALQGYAFGQPCPPNVFETTVFETARRLKQGKPSEDNTSSTGPR; this is encoded by the coding sequence ATGTCGCTCTCGCTGCTGCTTTTCATGGATACAACTGCAATACATGGCAGCCCCGGCCTTGCCGCCTTTGGGGTCCTCTTTCTTGCCATCTGCACGATGATGTCCTTCCACCTTTTGACAACACGATCAGAACAGGCTGGAATAAGGCGCAAAATCGACACATTGGGGCCCGTTGTCCTGTTCAGCTTTGGGGTACTGGGTGGCTACACAACAACCTTCTTGGCCTTGCCAACAGCGCTGGAGCCAGGCTTTCATCCCCTCATTCTATCGCTGGGGCTTGTTATCGGGGTCCTCGCCGCCTATGCCGGCATGAGCCTCATCGACACAACAGAAGCCAACCTGCCACGCAGTGCGCTAGCTGGCGGAACCGTTGCCTTGGGGCTGTGGGCAACATTCTACTGTATCCTGGAGTCAATGCTGATCATACCGGATCTGGAATATGACCCCGTCCTGTCTGTCAGCGCATTGTGCATCACAGCTTTGATCTGTAGCGCCGCTTTTGTAACCTTCCCCCGAACGCACGGCCCGGAAAAGACAGTCCTGATTGCAGGGCTTCTGATGATCGGTGGCATTGTAACCCTGTATGCCATGGCATTACCGTCTGTTACCGTGCTGCCCCGGTCACGGTCGCTTGTATACATCCACAAGCTTGATCGTGAAACCATGGGCATCCTGATCGCCATTACGGCATCCGTAATCGGTATTGCCCTGTACAGCATATGTGTACTGCTGCGATGGCTGACCCATAGCAGTGCCCCCCACTCTTCTCCAGAACAATCCGGACAGAAGACCGAAGAAGAACAGCAGCCAACGTCTTTAGGAGGACGGGCTTCCTTTGAAAGCCGACTGGAACGGGCTATTACACGTGCGCACCGCTCAGGACGCCAGACAGCCGTTCTCCTTCTCAGAATTGATGGCCCGGCCTTACCGGAGAGCGGTAAAAACCAGACACTGCGGCCATGCCTTCCGGATATTCTGGCAGCTAACTTGACCTTGTGCCTGCGAACCCGTGACTCCTTGTCCGATTTCGGTAACAACCGTTTTGGTATCTTGGCCGAAGACTTGGTCGATGCTGCCGAAGCCGGAGCCTTGGCGGGACGTGTCCTTGACTGCCTGAATGACGCCGCAACCGCAAACAGTAATGACTGCGGTATGACCGGGGCGATCGGTATTGCCGTATGTCCCGATGACGGCAGCACGGCACAGGAGCTATTAAGCCGGGCTGAAACAGCCATGCTGTCCATTACAGAAGCTGGGTCGCAAAGCTATGCGTTCTTTACCCCGGAAATGAATGCCGGCAACCCGGATATGCTGTCGCTCCCCCATCTGCTGCGCCTTGCTGTGCGCCATCGGCAGTTCCGGCTTCTGCTCCAACCTAAATACCGGTCTGAAGACAACAGCATCGCGGGGGCCGAGGCTCTTCTGCGCTGGAATCATCCCAGCCGCGGCATGCTGGCACCCGTGCATTTTATAGGCTTGGCAGAGCACCTTGGCATCATGCCCGAGATTGATAGCTGGGTCGCCCGTGAAGCCTGTCGAATCCTCAAGCGCTGGCAATCCATGGGGGCTCCTTTTGATACGCTGGATCTCTCCATCAACGCCAGACCGCACCTCTTCAGTGAGGAGACCTATGCGGCAATGCTTGAAAAGACATTGAAAGAAACAGACATCAATCCTGCACGGCTGTTAATCGAAGTAGCGGCCATGCACAGGGAAGACACTACACAGTCCCCTGAAGAAACCGCCGCCGCCCTCCGCTCTCTTGGCGTTGGGGTTGCCCTTGAGCATTTCGGGACGGGGTGGTCGTCCTTGGCTTATCTGTGCACGGTCGCCGCGCGTGAAGTCAAAGTGGACCGAGCCTTGCTGCAAAATTTGAGCCCGGGCTCAAATGCAGAGAAAGTCATGCAGTCGATCCTGTCACTGATTCACACACTCAACATGAAGGCAGTTGTCGAGGGCGTGGAAACGCTGGGTATGGCAGAGCACCTGCGCAGCTTGGGCGTGAACGCGCTTCAGGGCTACGCGTTCGGACAACCGTGCCCGCCGAATGTCTTTGAGACAACCGTGTTCGAAACAGCGCGGCGCCTGAAGCAAGGGAAACCATCCGAGGATAACACGTCCTCAACTGGTCCACGGTAA
- a CDS encoding polyphosphate kinase: MFRTAELGRKISRKEFDAVTPALRTELITLQQTLRYADFPVILVFAGVDGAGKGESINLLSEWLDPRWMSTSAYGDPSDEERERPSAWRYWRDLPPRGCIGMFMGSWYSAPVMDRAWERISLAEMDEQLARIAHFEKMLADDGALILKFWMHLGRDAQRRRLRKLEKKPHEAWRVTKRDWKHWEMYDNFIAAAERTIRMTSDGHAPWTIIEGEDVRYRSLTLLMTLRDALVRHLEARDLRRKLLDTVKKDESAARAGRSVPAAAKTRKRAGAQADAGLLSVSLPQQPTILDALDMSLDLEPAEYAERIRAGRSRLAGLSRLARAYGVSSVLVFEGWDAGGKGGAIRRVVSALDAREYKVIPTAAPTDEEKARHYLWRFWRHISRAGRVTIYDRSWYGRVLVERVEGFARTDEWMRAYAEINAFEEQLSEFGTVLCKYWLHITPEEQMARFTARQNTPWKAWKLTDEDWRNREKWDQYQDAVNDMIERTSTRNAPWTLVEANSKRYARVKVLETYTDQLAKGLKARGINLKKALAI, encoded by the coding sequence ATGTTTCGAACCGCTGAACTGGGGCGCAAGATTTCCAGGAAAGAGTTTGACGCCGTAACACCGGCGTTGCGCACTGAGCTGATTACGCTCCAGCAGACGCTTCGTTATGCCGATTTCCCGGTTATCTTGGTGTTTGCCGGGGTTGATGGGGCCGGAAAAGGCGAGAGCATAAACCTTCTCAGCGAGTGGCTTGATCCGCGCTGGATGTCGACGTCCGCTTACGGGGATCCTTCGGATGAGGAACGGGAGAGGCCATCTGCTTGGCGGTACTGGCGAGATCTTCCACCACGCGGCTGTATCGGCATGTTCATGGGGTCTTGGTACTCTGCCCCGGTAATGGATAGGGCTTGGGAGCGTATTTCCTTGGCCGAGATGGACGAGCAACTGGCGCGGATTGCTCATTTTGAGAAAATGCTGGCTGATGATGGGGCCTTGATCCTGAAGTTCTGGATGCATCTTGGTCGTGATGCCCAGCGGCGTCGCCTCAGAAAGCTGGAGAAAAAGCCCCATGAGGCTTGGCGGGTGACCAAGCGCGATTGGAAGCATTGGGAGATGTACGACAATTTCATTGCGGCTGCGGAGCGTACTATTCGCATGACCAGCGATGGACACGCCCCGTGGACGATCATTGAAGGCGAAGATGTCCGGTATCGTTCCCTGACCTTGCTGATGACCTTGCGTGATGCTCTGGTCCGGCATCTTGAAGCACGAGATCTGCGCCGTAAGCTGCTGGATACTGTGAAAAAAGATGAGAGTGCTGCACGTGCCGGTCGCTCTGTTCCGGCTGCGGCCAAAACACGCAAGCGTGCCGGAGCGCAGGCGGACGCCGGTCTTTTGTCCGTGTCATTGCCCCAGCAGCCGACCATTCTGGATGCCTTGGACATGAGTCTGGACCTGGAGCCTGCTGAATATGCCGAGCGCATTCGTGCCGGTCGCAGCCGCCTTGCCGGGTTATCGCGTCTGGCACGTGCTTATGGTGTTTCCAGCGTCCTGGTGTTTGAAGGCTGGGATGCCGGTGGAAAGGGTGGTGCGATCCGCCGCGTGGTATCAGCGCTGGATGCTCGTGAGTACAAGGTCATACCAACAGCAGCACCTACGGATGAAGAAAAGGCCCGCCATTATTTATGGCGTTTCTGGCGTCATATCAGCCGTGCCGGTCGAGTAACCATTTATGACCGTTCATGGTACGGGCGGGTTCTGGTCGAGAGGGTAGAGGGGTTCGCCCGTACGGACGAGTGGATGAGGGCTTATGCCGAGATCAACGCCTTTGAGGAACAGCTGTCCGAGTTCGGAACCGTATTGTGCAAATACTGGCTGCACATTACCCCTGAAGAGCAGATGGCCCGTTTTACGGCACGCCAGAATACGCCATGGAAGGCGTGGAAGCTGACAGACGAAGACTGGCGGAACCGTGAGAAATGGGACCAGTATCAGGATGCGGTCAATGATATGATCGAGCGGACATCGACACGCAATGCGCCCTGGACCTTGGTCGAGGCCAATTCCAAACGCTATGCCCGGGTCAAGGTGCTTGAGACCTATACGGACCAGCTTGCCAAGGGCCTGAAGGCACGGGGTATCAACCTCAAGAAAGCATTGGCTATTTGA
- the gap gene encoding type I glyceraldehyde-3-phosphate dehydrogenase has translation MAVRVAINGFGRIGRLVLRALVESGRKDIEVVAINDLGPVATNAHLLKYDSVHGILPADVRAADDSLMINGTTIRCFAERDPKALKWGDLGIDIVAECTGIFSDRDKAAVHLDNGAKRVLVSAPSKGADLTVVYGVNHNKITADHKVISNASCTTNCLAPVAHILHREFGIVKGFMTTVHAYTGDQNTVDTLHKDLYRARAAAMSMIPTSTGAAKAVGEVLPELKGKLDGVAVRVPTANVSLVDLKVMLGKAASVEAVNAAMKTAAEGELKGILGYYDLPLVSIDFNHNPNSSSFAAGGTKVMDGDFLRVMSWYDNEWGFSNRMLDTAVAIGKTL, from the coding sequence ATGGCTGTTCGCGTTGCAATTAACGGTTTTGGTCGTATTGGCCGCTTGGTTCTGCGCGCCTTGGTCGAATCCGGCCGCAAAGATATCGAGGTCGTGGCTATCAATGACCTAGGACCGGTTGCTACCAATGCCCATCTTCTAAAGTATGATTCTGTTCATGGCATCCTGCCAGCTGATGTTCGTGCAGCCGATGACAGCCTGATGATCAACGGAACGACCATCCGCTGCTTTGCCGAACGCGATCCGAAGGCCCTGAAGTGGGGTGATCTTGGTATTGATATTGTTGCAGAATGCACCGGCATCTTTTCAGACCGCGACAAGGCTGCCGTCCACCTAGACAATGGCGCAAAGCGGGTTCTGGTTTCCGCACCGTCGAAGGGAGCTGATCTGACTGTTGTGTATGGCGTCAACCATAACAAAATTACAGCTGATCACAAGGTCATCTCGAACGCATCCTGCACCACAAACTGCTTGGCCCCGGTTGCCCATATCCTGCACCGTGAATTCGGGATCGTGAAGGGGTTCATGACCACCGTGCATGCTTACACCGGCGACCAGAACACCGTGGATACCCTCCACAAGGATCTGTACCGTGCACGCGCTGCGGCCATGTCGATGATCCCAACCTCGACAGGGGCTGCCAAGGCTGTTGGTGAAGTGCTGCCGGAACTGAAGGGCAAGCTGGATGGCGTGGCCGTGCGCGTCCCGACAGCCAATGTTTCCTTGGTGGATCTGAAGGTTATGCTGGGCAAGGCAGCCAGCGTCGAGGCTGTCAACGCCGCCATGAAGACCGCAGCAGAGGGTGAGCTGAAGGGGATCCTCGGCTATTACGATCTGCCCCTTGTCTCGATTGATTTCAACCACAACCCGAACTCATCATCCTTTGCTGCCGGTGGCACAAAGGTCATGGACGGGGACTTCCTGCGTGTCATGTCGTGGTATGACAACGAGTGGGGCTTCTCCAACCGGATGCTGGATACAGCCGTAGCCATCGGTAAGACGCTGTGA
- a CDS encoding phosphoglycerate kinase, whose protein sequence is MPTFKTIDDLDVQGKYVLVRSDLNVPMKDGQITDSTRIQRSAQTLTELAQKGAKVVVMSHFGRPKGERVPAMSLRPVASALSTATGFPVAFAEDCIGVTAKTVVNGMGQGDIVLLENLRYHSQEEKNDPDFARALAELGELYVNDAFSTSHRAHASTEGLAHLLPAAAGRLMQAELEALGRALERPEHPVGAIVGGAKISTKLDLLGNLAQRVDLLVIGGGMANTFLHAQGIQIGKSLCEKEMAETARAILDKAEKSKCTVVLPTDVVVANSLSETAERQVVPVHSVPEDQMILDIGPDSARALSDRLASFRTLVWNGPLGAFEIKPFDAATNLVAQAAADLTRKGNLLTVAGGGDTVGALANAGVQDQFSYVSTAGGAFLEWLEGRDLPGVKALEA, encoded by the coding sequence ATGCCAACTTTCAAGACAATTGATGACCTTGACGTACAGGGAAAATATGTTCTGGTCCGTTCAGACCTGAATGTGCCCATGAAAGACGGACAGATTACGGACTCAACCCGGATCCAACGCTCTGCCCAGACCCTTACCGAACTGGCCCAAAAAGGCGCCAAGGTCGTTGTCATGTCACATTTCGGGCGCCCAAAGGGAGAGCGCGTCCCGGCCATGAGCTTGCGCCCAGTTGCCAGCGCCCTGTCTACGGCAACAGGCTTCCCGGTTGCCTTTGCCGAAGACTGTATCGGCGTGACCGCCAAAACGGTTGTCAACGGCATGGGACAGGGTGACATCGTCCTGCTGGAGAATCTTCGTTACCATAGCCAGGAAGAGAAGAACGACCCTGACTTCGCAAGAGCTCTTGCCGAATTGGGCGAGCTTTACGTCAATGACGCGTTCTCAACCTCGCACCGCGCCCACGCTTCAACCGAGGGACTAGCCCACTTGCTGCCGGCAGCAGCCGGGCGCTTGATGCAAGCTGAGCTGGAAGCTCTGGGACGGGCACTGGAACGCCCCGAGCATCCGGTTGGCGCAATTGTAGGCGGAGCCAAGATCTCGACCAAGCTGGACCTGCTTGGCAACTTGGCACAACGAGTTGATCTGCTGGTTATTGGTGGCGGCATGGCCAATACCTTCCTACATGCACAGGGCATCCAAATTGGCAAATCCCTGTGCGAAAAAGAGATGGCAGAAACAGCACGGGCCATCCTAGACAAGGCAGAAAAATCCAAATGCACCGTTGTTCTGCCTACTGATGTTGTTGTGGCCAACAGCCTGAGTGAAACAGCAGAACGGCAAGTTGTTCCGGTACATTCTGTACCGGAAGACCAAATGATTCTGGATATCGGGCCGGATTCAGCCCGCGCTCTGTCCGATCGTCTGGCATCCTTCCGGACCCTGGTCTGGAATGGCCCCCTGGGTGCTTTCGAGATAAAGCCTTTTGATGCTGCAACCAACTTGGTGGCCCAGGCTGCCGCAGACCTGACGCGCAAAGGAAACCTTCTGACCGTTGCCGGTGGCGGGGATACGGTCGGCGCCTTGGCCAATGCCGGGGTTCAGGACCAGTTCTCCTACGTCTCCACAGCGGGGGGCGCATTCCTGGAATGGCTGGAAGGACGCGACCTCCCAGGTGTCAAAGCCTTGGAAGCCTGA
- a CDS encoding aspartate-semialdehyde dehydrogenase, translating to MSSHTPAVARIVLVGASGHLAREILDTLAERDIPVIRLVALDSQARIGREVSYGDDDVLKISGHETFDFRASDRVVLATEPRDASAVASRAMRVGALVIDLSGHFRRDPSVPLVVAGVNPSNVDRAEKKGVIAAPSPVALMVSKVLAPLHDRFGLVRVVASTYESTSGAGREGMDELFRQTRGIYVNEPPASSREIFPKQIAFNVIPQVGSFSDMGATEAEDEAAAGLARMLPGTAVHVNCARVAAFVGAAAYINIQCESPVSEQAVREILRESDSVSVVDHRVEEGYVTPAETSGEEPVFVSRLRGDISVENGLSFWCVADALRQEATNVVDILALVDRLDEQG from the coding sequence ATGAGTTCCCATACCCCTGCTGTTGCCCGTATTGTTCTGGTTGGCGCATCGGGCCATCTGGCCCGTGAAATCCTAGACACCCTTGCCGAGCGGGATATTCCTGTCATCCGTCTGGTAGCCTTGGACAGTCAGGCCCGTATCGGGCGTGAAGTCTCTTATGGTGACGATGATGTGCTGAAGATATCCGGTCACGAGACCTTTGATTTCCGGGCATCGGACCGTGTTGTTCTGGCAACGGAGCCACGTGATGCATCTGCTGTTGCGTCTCGTGCCATGCGGGTTGGTGCCCTAGTCATTGATCTCAGCGGGCACTTTCGGCGTGATCCGTCTGTCCCGCTGGTGGTGGCCGGAGTGAATCCGTCCAATGTTGACCGTGCGGAAAAGAAGGGTGTCATTGCGGCTCCATCGCCTGTGGCTCTGATGGTGTCAAAAGTGCTTGCCCCGTTGCATGACCGCTTTGGTCTTGTGCGGGTTGTGGCCTCAACCTACGAATCCACTTCCGGAGCCGGACGCGAAGGGATGGACGAGTTGTTCCGCCAGACCCGTGGTATTTATGTCAACGAGCCGCCAGCTTCGAGCCGGGAGATTTTCCCCAAACAGATTGCGTTCAATGTGATTCCCCAGGTCGGGTCTTTCTCTGATATGGGAGCAACCGAGGCCGAAGATGAAGCGGCAGCCGGATTGGCCCGGATGTTGCCGGGTACAGCCGTCCACGTGAACTGTGCCCGCGTGGCTGCTTTTGTGGGTGCTGCGGCTTACATCAATATCCAGTGCGAATCCCCCGTCTCCGAGCAGGCGGTCAGGGAAATCCTGCGTGAGAGCGACAGCGTATCGGTTGTCGATCACCGGGTGGAGGAGGGATACGTCACCCCTGCCGAGACTTCTGGCGAGGAACCCGTCTTTGTATCCCGCCTGCGCGGGGATATCAGCGTTGAAAACGGGCTGTCTTTCTGGTGTGTTGCCGATGCCTTGCGCCAGGAAGCTACAAACGTTGTGGATATTCTGGCGCTGGTGGACCGCTTGGACGAGCAGGGCTAA
- a CDS encoding PAS domain-containing protein, translating into MSFFSLPGTVARMGYLQQSITFFSHYGIEPTALFPPLLLALWWFWWRWYRDRASWQTAGIKAEMLSHVMAVSPDGWYLWSASDDPVKDGDLLGGGQCSRRLAVMLSLFSGHSASFGDVVSVFLPGDGARLSSLVYRLRSEGEGFSVILGLQPAEGQEDVLRRVEVSGVRALADDGRCLADVLWARDVSSGEEDRRELVARFHCAAREASRLQRILDTIPLPVWVRDDGLDIILVNRTFLDAVDSLPGQSGSSVQELVAGSAARDLRAMASAVRASGRARSGTWHTVVGGSRRLMEITESPVIPGQGSDDGLHTVGVAQDITRLEVLRQATEQQMGSHVAVLERLGTAVAIFGSDTRLRFHNPAFARLWKLDPLWLATSNPDYAEVLEQQRLNRLLPEVADYPAFRQRELARFKALLEPMEDLLHLPDGKTLRRVLAPHPLGGLLATYEDVTDRLTLEARLRQVLAVQDQIMDALPQAVAVFDADGHLCQANTAFRTLWKVDAETLERHPAFAMILARQPDVIQADPIWTAVQTFLSAPPGDRGVFPSPSGSLSAGVMVIALPDGCVLLVQPDVTERASLPITANPAYVLSSLAELIRAPLGTVGSLCEVLFTGDMGGLDPSRQEYAGRVMAILHFLSVINDAALDLDWLQEQSEDPVSGAVSLRELMSVVMADVQAAATHRDIVFDYRYDASCDRVSADGSSLRQSLVLVFASALAAAYNHGRIRLEVRDEPVVSLSGAVLPGVVVTVSDDGAVPGYDVCSAVLALAKSGIRRNGGRLSVFSFSGRGTRVQIRLPALVSGDVSAAVAFKTHEVLTREA; encoded by the coding sequence TTGAGTTTTTTCTCTCTACCCGGCACTGTTGCCCGTATGGGGTATCTTCAGCAGAGCATCACTTTTTTTTCTCACTATGGAATAGAGCCTACAGCTCTATTCCCGCCACTTCTGCTGGCCCTGTGGTGGTTCTGGTGGCGTTGGTACCGTGACCGTGCATCTTGGCAGACGGCCGGGATAAAGGCCGAGATGCTGTCCCATGTCATGGCGGTCAGTCCGGATGGATGGTACCTGTGGTCTGCATCGGACGACCCTGTCAAGGATGGAGATCTTCTGGGGGGAGGGCAGTGCTCGCGGCGGCTTGCTGTCATGCTGTCATTGTTTTCCGGTCATTCGGCCTCTTTTGGTGATGTTGTTTCTGTCTTCCTGCCTGGTGATGGTGCGCGTCTGTCTTCTCTTGTATATCGCTTGCGCAGTGAAGGAGAGGGATTCTCGGTCATTCTTGGTCTACAGCCTGCGGAGGGGCAGGAAGACGTATTGCGTCGTGTCGAGGTGTCGGGGGTGCGGGCCTTGGCTGATGATGGTCGCTGTCTTGCCGATGTGCTCTGGGCCCGTGATGTATCGTCCGGTGAGGAAGACCGTCGGGAGCTGGTGGCACGCTTTCACTGTGCAGCCAGAGAGGCATCCCGTTTGCAGCGTATTCTGGATACCATTCCGCTTCCGGTTTGGGTTCGCGATGATGGCTTGGATATTATTTTGGTAAATCGGACGTTCCTGGATGCAGTTGATTCCTTGCCTGGGCAGAGTGGATCCAGCGTGCAGGAGCTTGTTGCAGGCTCTGCTGCCCGGGATTTGCGGGCTATGGCGTCGGCAGTCCGGGCTTCTGGCCGGGCCCGCTCCGGAACGTGGCATACGGTTGTTGGTGGCAGTCGCCGGTTGATGGAAATTACAGAGAGTCCTGTTATCCCTGGCCAGGGTTCGGATGATGGCCTCCACACCGTTGGGGTTGCCCAGGATATCACCCGTCTCGAGGTGCTGCGACAGGCCACAGAGCAGCAAATGGGCAGCCATGTCGCTGTTCTGGAGCGTTTGGGCACGGCTGTTGCCATTTTTGGTTCTGATACGCGACTGCGTTTTCATAATCCTGCCTTTGCCCGGTTATGGAAGCTTGATCCATTGTGGTTGGCTACATCAAACCCAGACTATGCTGAAGTTCTGGAACAACAGCGGCTGAATCGTCTTCTTCCTGAAGTTGCCGATTATCCGGCTTTCCGACAGCGTGAACTGGCACGTTTCAAGGCTCTGCTCGAGCCGATGGAGGATCTCCTTCACCTGCCGGATGGAAAGACGTTGCGGCGGGTTCTGGCCCCTCATCCTTTGGGGGGGCTTCTGGCGACGTACGAAGATGTGACCGACCGTCTGACCTTGGAGGCACGCTTGCGGCAGGTTCTGGCGGTCCAGGACCAGATTATGGATGCATTGCCCCAAGCTGTTGCTGTTTTTGATGCTGACGGGCATCTATGCCAAGCAAATACCGCCTTCCGTACCTTGTGGAAAGTAGATGCGGAAACTCTGGAGCGGCATCCTGCATTCGCGATGATTCTGGCCCGACAGCCCGATGTTATACAGGCCGATCCGATCTGGACGGCTGTCCAGACATTCCTGTCCGCACCTCCCGGTGATCGTGGTGTGTTTCCTTCCCCTTCCGGATCATTGTCAGCAGGAGTTATGGTTATAGCCCTGCCTGATGGTTGCGTTCTTCTTGTTCAGCCGGATGTTACAGAGAGAGCATCGCTGCCCATAACGGCCAATCCTGCTTATGTGTTGTCATCGCTGGCCGAGCTGATACGGGCTCCTCTTGGAACGGTTGGCAGCCTGTGTGAAGTCTTGTTTACCGGCGACATGGGAGGATTGGACCCGTCCCGGCAGGAGTACGCCGGGCGCGTGATGGCGATTCTGCATTTTCTGTCCGTTATCAATGATGCCGCTCTTGATCTGGACTGGTTGCAGGAGCAGTCAGAAGACCCCGTATCAGGTGCCGTGAGCTTGCGTGAGCTGATGTCTGTTGTTATGGCCGATGTCCAAGCTGCTGCAACCCATCGGGATATAGTCTTTGACTATCGCTATGACGCGTCCTGTGACAGGGTTTCTGCTGATGGTTCTTCCTTGCGTCAGAGTCTTGTCTTGGTGTTTGCCTCTGCCCTTGCCGCAGCTTATAACCACGGGAGGATTCGTCTTGAGGTGCGTGACGAGCCGGTTGTATCCTTGTCTGGTGCGGTTCTGCCGGGTGTGGTGGTGACTGTTTCGGATGATGGGGCTGTGCCCGGTTATGACGTCTGTTCGGCCGTTCTGGCTCTTGCAAAGAGTGGTATCCGCCGTAATGGGGGCAGGTTGTCTGTCTTCTCTTTTTCCGGCCGTGGAACACGGGTTCAGATCCGACTGCCTGCCCTTGTCAGCGGGGACGTGTCAGCAGCGGTGGCTTTCAAGACCCATGAGGTATTAACCCGCGAAGCCTGA
- a CDS encoding cupredoxin domain-containing protein, which yields MKKLVLCACLVMALSCPARAHEADHHAQHSHEHASQPVQQEWGIAGVPEAVTRTIVLSMSDTMRFTPDTITVRLGETVRFKVDNHGHTLHEFVLGTPNKLTEHADIMRHNPDMNHAEPHMAHVQANASNDVIWLFNRVGTFGFACLIPGHYEAGMTGTIHVTR from the coding sequence GTGAAAAAACTCGTCTTGTGTGCCTGCCTTGTCATGGCACTCTCCTGCCCGGCCCGTGCGCATGAAGCAGACCATCACGCACAACACTCACACGAACATGCCTCCCAGCCTGTGCAGCAGGAATGGGGTATTGCAGGCGTGCCTGAGGCCGTGACCCGAACCATTGTCTTGAGTATGAGTGATACCATGCGTTTCACACCCGATACCATTACAGTCCGCTTGGGCGAAACTGTTCGTTTTAAGGTCGACAATCATGGTCATACCTTGCACGAGTTTGTTCTTGGCACACCCAACAAGCTTACAGAACACGCAGATATCATGCGGCACAACCCGGACATGAATCATGCCGAGCCTCATATGGCACATGTCCAAGCAAACGCATCCAACGATGTCATATGGCTGTTCAACCGCGTTGGAACGTTTGGTTTTGCCTGCCTGATTCCCGGACACTACGAAGCTGGAATGACCGGAACCATCCACGTCACCCGCTGA